From Terriglobia bacterium, one genomic window encodes:
- a CDS encoding glycosyl hydrolase, producing MRSLASLSAGTLLLVVAIADAVTITGTTQNAAQVTISYDPQFFTGLKWRNIGPNRGGRSIGVAGSPSRPLEYYFGATGGGLWKTTDGGTTWKSVTDTVLRTSSVGAVAVSESNPDIVFIGTGETELRGDIIQGDGLYKSADAGKTWTPSGLTDAQAIGRIRIHPTNPDVIFVAALGHPFGPNPDRGVFRSRDGGKTWQKVLYRSDHAGAVDLCIDPKNPQMLFAAIWEVFRTPYSLSSGGPGSGLFKSTDGGDNWTEITRNPGLPKGIIGKIGVSVSGADSNRVWAIIEAEDGGIFRSDDGGMTWMKVNDERRFRQRAFYYTRIYTDAKNRDRVYVLNTGFYRSDDGGKTYKTVRTPHGDNHDLWIAPDDPARMINGNDGGANVSTNGGETWTGQRYPTAQLYHVVTTAHIPYHVCGAQQDNSTACVPSNGNGDEFYQVGGGESGYIAADPRNPNIFYAGSYGGLLTRYDRSTGQMREINVWPENPMGHSSKDIKERFQWTFPIVFSPADPRVLYVGSQHLWRTTNEGQSWERISGDLTRADPKTMGPSGGPITLDQTGVETYATIFTIAPSPKDPNTIWTGSDDGIVSVTRDGGKSWQRVTPPDLPDLARISLIEASPTKPGTAYAAANRYQQDDWAPYFYGTDDYGRTWRKIIDGIGPRDFARAIREDPKRPGLLFAGTEHGIYASFDDGRSWQSLRLDLPVTSVQDITVKDNDVIIATHGRSFYVLENIGVLRQLTPGFAAAKPPVYLFAPADAMRSVSRGIAIDYYLAEPAEKVTISILDGQRNLVRSFMGTPAEEKQKPETPAGGEGEESGRASSPPRVGDQAGMNRFVWDMRYPDATGFPKIILWAGNLRGPVAPPGRYQVELTITGMTVTRPMPIGGNPEITRLPSQTLTHSFTIVKNPLLTTVTDADLQEQFKLALQIRDQLSQANNTVVRIRNLKDQIGDRLGKLDKKKDAQLVASGETLAQKLTGIEGEIYQYRNQSSQDPLNFPIKLNNKLAALEGVVESADARPTAQSYEVFKDLSARLDTQLAKLETILKVDVPAFNTLVASAGLDPIKTP from the coding sequence ATGCGAAGCTTAGCCTCCCTTTCCGCTGGAACTTTGTTACTTGTCGTTGCGATCGCCGACGCCGTCACAATCACAGGCACAACGCAGAACGCGGCTCAAGTCACCATCAGCTATGATCCGCAGTTTTTCACCGGCCTGAAATGGCGTAACATCGGGCCGAATCGAGGCGGCCGGTCGATCGGGGTTGCCGGCAGTCCGAGCCGCCCGCTCGAGTATTACTTCGGCGCGACGGGCGGCGGGTTGTGGAAGACCACGGACGGCGGAACCACATGGAAATCCGTCACGGATACCGTCCTCCGGACTTCGTCGGTCGGCGCCGTCGCCGTTTCGGAATCAAATCCCGACATCGTCTTCATCGGCACCGGTGAGACCGAACTCCGCGGCGACATCATCCAGGGCGACGGTCTCTACAAATCGGCTGATGCAGGCAAGACCTGGACGCCAAGCGGCTTGACGGATGCTCAGGCCATCGGACGGATTCGCATCCACCCGACCAACCCGGATGTCATTTTCGTCGCAGCGCTCGGCCACCCCTTCGGGCCGAATCCGGATCGCGGAGTCTTCCGCTCTCGAGACGGAGGCAAAACCTGGCAGAAGGTCCTGTACCGGAGCGACCATGCCGGCGCAGTCGATCTCTGCATCGATCCGAAGAATCCGCAGATGCTCTTTGCGGCCATCTGGGAGGTGTTTCGGACGCCTTACTCGCTTTCGAGCGGAGGGCCGGGGAGCGGACTGTTCAAGTCGACCGACGGCGGAGACAACTGGACCGAGATCACGCGCAACCCGGGATTGCCCAAGGGGATTATCGGCAAAATCGGCGTGTCGGTATCAGGCGCCGATTCAAACCGCGTGTGGGCGATCATCGAAGCCGAGGATGGAGGCATCTTCCGATCGGACGATGGCGGCATGACCTGGATGAAAGTAAACGACGAGCGCCGATTCCGCCAGCGCGCCTTTTATTACACCCGGATCTACACGGATGCGAAAAACCGCGATCGAGTCTACGTCCTGAACACCGGTTTCTATCGCTCCGACGACGGCGGCAAGACGTACAAGACGGTCCGCACGCCGCACGGTGACAATCACGATCTGTGGATCGCCCCCGATGATCCGGCGAGAATGATCAACGGGAACGACGGTGGCGCCAACGTGTCGACGAACGGCGGCGAGACGTGGACGGGCCAGCGCTATCCGACGGCGCAGCTCTACCACGTGGTCACCACCGCCCACATCCCGTACCATGTCTGCGGGGCTCAGCAGGACAACAGCACCGCATGCGTTCCGAGCAACGGCAATGGGGACGAGTTCTATCAGGTGGGTGGGGGGGAGAGCGGGTACATCGCGGCCGATCCGCGCAACCCGAACATTTTTTACGCCGGCAGTTACGGCGGCCTGCTGACGCGGTACGACCGGTCGACCGGCCAGATGCGTGAGATCAACGTGTGGCCCGAGAATCCGATGGGCCACTCGTCCAAGGACATCAAGGAGCGGTTCCAGTGGACGTTTCCGATTGTCTTCTCGCCCGCAGATCCGCGCGTGCTCTATGTCGGCTCGCAGCATCTCTGGCGCACGACGAACGAAGGCCAGAGCTGGGAGCGGATCAGCGGTGACCTGACGCGCGCCGATCCGAAAACCATGGGACCTTCGGGCGGGCCGATCACGCTCGATCAGACGGGGGTCGAGACCTATGCGACCATCTTCACAATTGCCCCATCGCCGAAAGACCCGAACACCATCTGGACCGGATCGGATGACGGCATCGTGTCGGTCACGCGGGATGGCGGAAAGAGCTGGCAACGAGTAACGCCGCCTGATTTGCCGGATCTCGCACGCATCAGCCTCATCGAAGCATCGCCGACCAAGCCGGGCACAGCGTATGCAGCCGCGAATCGGTACCAGCAGGACGACTGGGCCCCGTACTTTTATGGCACCGACGACTACGGCCGGACGTGGAGGAAAATCATCGACGGTATCGGGCCGCGCGATTTCGCGCGCGCGATCCGCGAAGACCCCAAACGGCCGGGCCTGCTCTTTGCGGGCACGGAACACGGCATTTACGCATCGTTCGATGACGGGCGGAGCTGGCAATCGCTGCGCCTGGACTTGCCCGTGACGTCCGTGCAGGACATCACCGTGAAAGACAACGACGTGATCATCGCGACGCATGGCCGCTCATTTTACGTCCTCGAAAACATCGGCGTACTGCGCCAGCTCACTCCCGGGTTCGCGGCGGCGAAACCTCCCGTGTACCTGTTCGCTCCTGCCGATGCCATGCGATCTGTAAGCCGAGGGATAGCGATCGACTACTACCTGGCGGAGCCGGCCGAAAAGGTCACCATCAGCATTCTCGACGGGCAGCGCAACCTGGTACGCAGCTTCATGGGGACCCCGGCCGAGGAAAAGCAGAAACCGGAGACTCCGGCAGGTGGCGAGGGAGAGGAATCGGGACGGGCCTCGTCGCCGCCACGAGTCGGCGACCAGGCCGGCATGAATCGCTTTGTATGGGACATGCGGTACCCGGACGCGACTGGATTTCCAAAAATCATTCTGTGGGCGGGGAACCTGCGCGGGCCGGTAGCGCCGCCTGGCAGATATCAGGTGGAGCTGACAATCACCGGCATGACGGTGACGCGGCCGATGCCAATCGGTGGCAATCCTGAGATCACGCGCTTGCCCAGCCAGACGCTGACGCATTCGTTCACAATCGTGAAAAACCCTTTGCTCACGACCGTAACGGATGCGGACCTGCAGGAGCAGTTCAAACTCGCCCTGCAGATTCGCGACCAACTCAGCCAGGCCAACAACACCGTTGTTCGCATCCGAAACCTGAAGGATCAGATCGGCGATCGCCTGGGAAAGCTGGACAAGAAAAAGGATGCGCAACTCGTCGCGAGCGGCGAAACGCTCGCACAAAAGCTGACCGGCATTGAGGGCGAAATCTACCAATACCGCAACCAGAGCAGCCAGGATCCCCTGAACTTTCCGATCAAGCTGAACAACAAGCTCGCGGCGCTCGAGGGTGTCGTCGAGAGTGCCGATGCGCGGCCGACCGCTCAGTCGTACGAGGTTTTCAAAGACTTGTCAGCCCGCCTTGATACCCAACTGGCGAAATTGGAGACAATATTGAAGGTGGACGTGCCGGCGTTCAACACCCTGGTTGCATCGGCAGGACTGGACCCGATCAAGACGCCGTAG
- the lhgO gene encoding L-2-hydroxyglutarate oxidase, whose protein sequence is MNAETFDIAIIGGGIVGLGTALALTERFPGYTLALLEKEAGLASHQTGHNSGVIHAGIYYRPGSAKARLCVEGVRLLMEFCRAQGVAYDRCGKVIVAVTAQELPRLQELYERGTANGVPGLEIIGPERVRELEPHALAVRALYSPSTAIIDFSAVASAMAAQLTARGAQIFKQARVRAIRRQAGLLYLDTDASSFAARNLINCGGLHADRIARLMGIDPKVLVVPFRGEYYTLRPGCNMVRGLIYPVPNPQFPFLGVHFTKRIRGGYEAGPNAVLAFAREGYRMRDIRLGDLAEMSAYLGFWRMGWKYWRTEVYELYRSLNRRAFLRALQRLVPDLRNEDLEPGGSGVRAQTITPEGALVDDFQIIEAPNAIHVLNAPSPAATASIAIGRHIAARAANSFGLK, encoded by the coding sequence ATGAATGCCGAAACCTTTGACATCGCGATCATCGGAGGCGGAATCGTCGGGCTGGGCACCGCGCTGGCCCTGACGGAGCGCTTCCCCGGATACACCCTCGCCCTGCTCGAAAAAGAAGCCGGGCTGGCGAGCCACCAGACGGGCCACAACAGCGGCGTAATTCATGCCGGCATCTATTACAGGCCGGGATCGGCCAAGGCCAGACTGTGCGTTGAAGGGGTGCGTCTGCTGATGGAGTTCTGCCGGGCGCAGGGAGTTGCCTATGATCGCTGCGGCAAGGTCATTGTCGCGGTCACCGCGCAGGAGCTGCCACGGCTCCAGGAATTGTACGAGCGCGGCACAGCAAATGGCGTGCCCGGCCTTGAGATCATCGGCCCCGAACGCGTTCGGGAATTGGAACCGCACGCGTTGGCGGTGCGCGCTCTGTACTCGCCCAGCACAGCAATCATCGATTTCAGCGCAGTCGCCTCTGCCATGGCCGCCCAGCTCACGGCACGGGGCGCACAAATCTTCAAACAGGCGCGTGTCCGGGCGATTCGACGGCAGGCCGGCCTTCTCTATCTCGACACAGACGCCTCATCGTTTGCCGCCCGGAACCTGATTAATTGCGGCGGCCTGCATGCGGACCGCATCGCGCGCCTGATGGGCATCGACCCGAAGGTGCTCGTGGTCCCTTTTCGCGGCGAGTACTACACGCTGCGGCCCGGCTGCAATATGGTGCGCGGGCTCATCTACCCGGTGCCCAACCCACAGTTCCCCTTCCTTGGCGTGCACTTCACCAAACGAATTCGCGGCGGCTACGAGGCCGGCCCTAACGCCGTCCTGGCCTTCGCACGCGAAGGCTATCGCATGCGCGACATCCGTCTGGGGGATCTTGCCGAAATGTCCGCGTACCTGGGATTCTGGCGCATGGGATGGAAATACTGGCGCACGGAAGTCTATGAGCTGTACCGCTCGCTGAACCGGCGCGCGTTCCTGCGGGCGCTGCAAAGGCTGGTGCCCGATCTCAGGAACGAAGATCTCGAACCGGGAGGGTCCGGAGTGCGCGCTCAGACAATTACTCCCGAGGGCGCGCTCGTCGATGACTTCCAGATCATTGAAGCCCCTAACGCGATCCACGTGCTGAACGCGCCTTCGCCCGCCGCCACGGCCTCCATCGCCATCGGCAGGCACATCGCAGCCCGAGCCGCGAATTCCTTCGGCTTAAAATAG
- the nifJ gene encoding pyruvate:ferredoxin (flavodoxin) oxidoreductase, with protein MKRQMVTIDGNEAAAYVAFRTNEVIAIYPITPSSPMGEWSDAWAAEGLRNIWGTIPSVTEMQSEGGAAGAVHGALQTGALTTTFTASQGLLLMIPNMFKIAGELTSTVFHVSARTVATHALSIFGDHGDVLATRSTGFGLIASNSIQEIMDFALIAQAATLEARVPFIHFFDGFRSSHEVMKIEQLTEDDMRAMIDDELVFAHRRRRLTPESPVLRGSAQNPDVFFQARETCNPYYLAAPAIVQKAMDRFAGIVGRRYHLFDYVGAPDAERVVVLMGSGAEAAQETVEYLAARGEKVGMVKVRLYRPFSVADFVAALPPTVRVIAALDRTKEPGSAGEPLYQDVMTAVGETFSRGKAPFRSFPLIVGGRYGLSSKEFTPAMVSGVFEEMKKAEPKNHFTVGIVDDVTHSSIDYDPAFSTEGDDVVRALFYGLGADGTVGANKNSIKIIGEDTPNYAQGYFVYDSKKAGAVTVSHLRFGPRPIHSTYLIDKANFVACHQFVFLERQDMLKDAMRGATFLLNSPFGSDEVWDKLPRTVQKQIIDKKIRFFVIDGYKVAKDTGMGARVNTIMQTCFFAISGVLPRDEAIESIKYAIKKTYGSKGDEVVRKNFLAVEQTLANLFEVKVPDKATSAFDRPLVVAKEAPPFVQNVVAPILAGRGDSLPVSAFPVDGTFPTGTCQWEKRNIALEIPAWDPEVCIQCGKCAIVCPHASVRIKAYDMKFAEKAPKTFKWMTTKGSEFVEGMAYTVQIAPEDCTGCGMCADVCPAKNKKETRLKALNMVSQLPIRETERENYKFFLDLPEYDRRLVRMSSIKANQLLQPLFEYSGACSGCGETPYIKLMTQLFGDRAIVANATGCSSIYGGNLPTTPYTTNKEGRGPAWCNSLFEDNAEFGLGYRLTIDKHSEMARELVQKLSTKIGAELASGILNADQSDEAGIHDQRGRVVALRQKLAGVNSPEARNLLSLSDYLVKKSVWIVGGDGWAYDIGYGGLDHVLASGKNVNLLVLDTEVYSNTGGQMSKSTPRGAVAKFAAGGKQVAKKDLGLHAINYGSVYVATVALGANDAQTVKAFLEAESYNGPSIIIAYSHCIAHGINMTTGMKNQKAAVDTGYWPLYRYDPRLAAQGKNPLVLDSKAPKLPLKDYAYNETRYKMLALSQPEEAKRLLQLAQQDVMKRFQFYQQLATLDYSEIAAPRGEKAATGTKE; from the coding sequence ATGAAAAGACAGATGGTCACGATCGACGGTAACGAAGCAGCGGCATACGTTGCCTTCAGAACCAACGAGGTCATTGCCATATATCCAATTACTCCCTCCTCTCCGATGGGCGAATGGTCGGATGCCTGGGCGGCCGAGGGTTTGCGCAACATCTGGGGCACGATCCCTTCGGTCACCGAAATGCAGAGCGAAGGAGGGGCTGCCGGAGCGGTGCACGGAGCGCTTCAAACCGGCGCATTGACAACCACATTCACCGCGTCGCAGGGGCTCCTTCTGATGATCCCCAACATGTTCAAGATCGCCGGAGAACTTACCTCCACTGTCTTCCATGTTTCCGCGCGGACCGTGGCGACGCATGCGCTCTCGATTTTCGGGGACCACGGCGACGTCCTGGCAACCCGTTCCACGGGTTTCGGTCTGATTGCCTCCAATTCGATTCAGGAGATCATGGATTTCGCTCTCATCGCGCAGGCGGCCACTCTGGAAGCGCGCGTTCCGTTCATTCACTTCTTCGACGGCTTCCGCAGTTCCCACGAGGTGATGAAGATCGAGCAGCTTACCGAAGACGACATGCGTGCGATGATCGACGACGAGTTGGTCTTTGCCCACCGCCGCCGCCGGCTGACGCCGGAGAGCCCGGTTTTGCGCGGATCGGCACAGAATCCTGACGTGTTCTTCCAGGCCCGGGAAACGTGCAATCCCTATTATCTGGCAGCGCCGGCGATTGTGCAGAAGGCCATGGACAGATTTGCGGGCATCGTCGGGCGCCGGTACCATCTGTTCGACTATGTCGGCGCTCCGGATGCCGAGCGCGTAGTCGTGCTGATGGGATCGGGCGCGGAAGCCGCACAGGAGACCGTGGAGTACCTCGCGGCGCGCGGCGAGAAGGTCGGCATGGTGAAAGTGCGCTTGTACCGGCCTTTCTCGGTCGCTGACTTTGTAGCCGCGCTTCCGCCGACGGTGCGCGTGATCGCGGCTCTGGACCGCACCAAGGAACCGGGCAGCGCCGGTGAACCCCTTTACCAGGATGTCATGACGGCGGTCGGGGAAACCTTTTCACGCGGCAAGGCGCCGTTCCGATCCTTCCCGCTGATTGTGGGCGGCCGTTACGGCCTGTCGTCCAAGGAATTCACCCCCGCGATGGTGAGTGGTGTGTTCGAGGAGATGAAAAAGGCCGAGCCGAAGAACCACTTCACTGTGGGCATCGTCGACGATGTCACCCATTCGTCCATCGATTATGACCCCGCCTTCTCGACCGAAGGCGACGACGTCGTCAGGGCCCTTTTCTACGGGCTGGGAGCCGACGGTACGGTGGGTGCCAACAAGAACTCGATCAAGATCATCGGCGAAGACACGCCGAACTATGCCCAGGGCTACTTCGTTTACGACTCGAAAAAAGCAGGTGCCGTCACGGTATCTCACCTGCGCTTTGGGCCGCGCCCGATCCATTCCACCTATCTCATTGATAAGGCCAACTTCGTCGCCTGCCACCAGTTTGTGTTCCTGGAGCGCCAGGATATGCTGAAGGACGCCATGAGGGGCGCCACGTTCCTGCTCAACAGCCCGTTCGGCTCCGATGAAGTCTGGGACAAGCTGCCGCGCACCGTCCAAAAGCAGATCATCGACAAAAAGATCCGTTTTTTCGTGATCGACGGCTACAAGGTGGCTAAAGACACCGGCATGGGCGCCCGCGTCAACACCATCATGCAGACCTGCTTTTTCGCCATCTCGGGGGTCCTGCCCCGCGACGAGGCGATCGAATCGATCAAGTACGCGATCAAGAAGACCTACGGCTCCAAGGGTGATGAGGTGGTGCGCAAGAACTTCCTGGCGGTGGAGCAAACGCTGGCCAATCTTTTCGAGGTCAAGGTGCCCGATAAGGCGACCAGCGCTTTCGATCGGCCGCTCGTGGTGGCGAAGGAAGCTCCGCCGTTCGTCCAGAACGTGGTCGCGCCGATCCTGGCCGGCCGTGGCGATTCGCTGCCGGTGAGCGCTTTCCCCGTGGACGGCACCTTTCCGACCGGAACCTGCCAGTGGGAGAAGCGCAATATCGCGCTCGAGATACCGGCCTGGGATCCGGAAGTCTGCATCCAGTGCGGCAAGTGTGCGATCGTCTGCCCGCACGCGTCGGTCCGCATCAAAGCCTATGATATGAAGTTTGCGGAGAAGGCACCGAAGACCTTCAAATGGATGACGACCAAAGGGAGCGAGTTCGTGGAAGGCATGGCTTACACCGTCCAGATCGCCCCGGAGGATTGTACCGGATGCGGCATGTGTGCGGACGTGTGCCCCGCCAAGAACAAGAAGGAAACGCGCCTGAAAGCCTTGAACATGGTGTCGCAGCTTCCCATCCGCGAGACCGAGCGCGAAAACTACAAGTTCTTCCTGGATCTGCCCGAGTACGACCGGCGCCTGGTGCGCATGAGCAGCATCAAGGCAAACCAGTTGCTGCAGCCGCTGTTCGAGTACTCGGGTGCGTGTTCGGGTTGCGGCGAGACTCCCTATATCAAGCTGATGACCCAGCTATTCGGGGATCGCGCGATCGTTGCCAATGCAACCGGCTGTTCGTCCATTTATGGCGGCAACTTGCCGACGACGCCTTACACCACCAACAAGGAGGGGCGGGGACCCGCCTGGTGCAACTCGCTGTTCGAAGACAACGCCGAGTTCGGGCTCGGCTACAGGCTCACCATCGACAAGCACTCGGAGATGGCGCGCGAGCTGGTCCAGAAGCTGTCGACCAAGATCGGCGCCGAGCTTGCCTCCGGCATCCTCAACGCCGACCAGTCCGATGAAGCCGGGATCCACGACCAGCGCGGGCGCGTGGTGGCTCTAAGGCAGAAGCTGGCCGGCGTGAACTCGCCGGAAGCGCGCAACCTCCTCAGCCTGTCGGATTACCTGGTCAAAAAGAGCGTCTGGATCGTCGGCGGTGACGGCTGGGCCTACGACATCGGCTACGGCGGCCTCGATCATGTCCTCGCCTCGGGGAAGAACGTCAACCTGCTCGTGCTCGACACGGAGGTCTATTCGAACACCGGCGGGCAGATGTCGAAATCCACCCCCCGCGGCGCCGTCGCCAAGTTTGCCGCCGGCGGCAAACAGGTGGCCAAGAAGGATCTCGGCCTGCACGCGATCAACTACGGCAGCGTCTACGTCGCGACGGTTGCCCTCGGCGCGAACGACGCTCAGACCGTGAAGGCGTTTCTCGAGGCGGAGTCCTATAATGGGCCATCCATCATCATCGCCTACAGCCACTGTATCGCCCATGGCATCAACATGACGACCGGCATGAAGAACCAAAAGGCCGCCGTCGACACCGGCTACTGGCCGTTGTATCGTTATGATCCGCGCCTGGCCGCGCAGGGGAAAAATCCGCTGGTTCTCGATTCCAAGGCCCCCAAGCTGCCGCTGAAGGATTACGCCTATAACGAGACCCGCTACAAAATGCTCGCCCTGAGCCAGCCGGAAGAAGCCAAGCGCCTCCTCCAATTGGCACAGCAGGACGTGATGAAGCGCTTCCAGTTCTATCAGCAGCTGGCAACGCTCGACTACAGTGAAATCGCCGCGCCGAGAGGCGAGAAAGCCGCCACCGGAACCAAAGAGTAG
- a CDS encoding PEP/pyruvate-binding domain-containing protein: MTDTIQPTPHGDMPGEEIFSDTPFEEFSNANYVNRSDNYGYLGDREQEVLERLIDFIRVTEMRNLGYPIGTNHTALGGKNFGHCLLIKYLVFGGPDRLENVQVLLPNTKMLGSVFYFTFLHHNKELQHLLRAKYETKGYSKADYIDIKEAFRKAEVPRVIKEELLVLLQKTQHDFYILRSSASCEDGKLPSAGLFDSLVYYDDRHGKTIHQRLEYLEDVMKQVFASLFNPPAVSMMLRCGLNPLSESMSIVFQPVIGDWYGPYFFPLISGVVKSTNTWPWGPDIKRDDPVGRVGMGMGTFMVGETGGYSEGGPRVMSFLENGDFRQLLGEYIDPETTYATGGKPIARNDAPDNGQTCMDVLVVEGDGRASIRTVDLFFDPRRKDNQEGAGAHIPAELRRIMASRRRVTNWATGRPEVIEIFDALDLPMLIKRKEFFNLGSLVRRIMDDLGNETRQAVSMEFAVRPVFTEGVDGQGHKTRKFTCEFHLLQVRPQTTSAMDREISMTDLTSGQYSMLARSDSSFGHVESSLSHTFVLTNEIVAHLGKEKIQCLLRDMDRAHRNAYLLVGPDAEEFVIGSSGFESLYSGLSPQAVISIKTQAGIHTLAGYSGSHAADNIERAPVIIQEADRLEVGLQSLAESMLQRVITKGLAVTYHDLMLEKEVRVELDGTSGKGQVFCRG; encoded by the coding sequence ATGACAGATACCATTCAACCCACACCCCACGGCGACATGCCCGGTGAAGAGATTTTCTCCGATACCCCTTTCGAGGAATTCTCCAATGCGAATTACGTAAACCGTAGCGATAACTACGGATACCTGGGAGATCGCGAACAGGAAGTGCTGGAGCGCCTGATCGACTTCATCCGTGTGACCGAGATGCGAAACCTCGGCTATCCCATTGGGACCAATCACACCGCTTTGGGTGGCAAGAACTTCGGCCACTGCCTGTTGATCAAGTACCTCGTCTTCGGCGGTCCCGATCGGTTGGAGAACGTCCAGGTTCTGCTTCCCAATACCAAGATGTTGGGATCTGTCTTTTACTTCACTTTCCTCCACCACAACAAGGAGCTCCAGCACCTCCTCCGCGCCAAGTACGAAACGAAGGGTTATTCAAAGGCGGATTACATTGACATCAAGGAAGCCTTTCGGAAGGCCGAAGTGCCCAGGGTTATTAAGGAAGAGCTGCTCGTCTTGCTGCAGAAGACGCAGCACGATTTTTACATCCTCCGCTCCAGCGCCTCCTGCGAGGATGGGAAGCTGCCTTCGGCCGGCCTATTCGACAGCCTGGTCTACTATGACGATCGGCACGGCAAGACCATCCACCAGAGGCTCGAATACCTGGAGGACGTGATGAAGCAGGTGTTCGCGAGCTTGTTTAATCCTCCTGCCGTCAGCATGATGCTCCGATGCGGACTCAACCCATTGAGCGAGTCCATGTCCATCGTTTTTCAGCCCGTGATCGGAGACTGGTACGGGCCATACTTCTTCCCCTTGATATCCGGGGTGGTGAAGAGCACCAACACCTGGCCCTGGGGCCCGGATATCAAACGGGACGATCCTGTTGGGCGCGTGGGCATGGGGATGGGCACGTTCATGGTGGGCGAGACGGGTGGTTACTCCGAGGGCGGGCCGCGGGTGATGTCCTTCCTGGAAAACGGAGACTTCCGCCAGCTGCTGGGGGAGTACATCGACCCGGAAACCACTTATGCGACGGGCGGCAAGCCCATCGCGAGGAACGACGCCCCCGACAACGGCCAGACGTGCATGGATGTGCTCGTGGTGGAAGGGGACGGCAGGGCCAGCATCCGCACCGTGGATCTCTTTTTCGATCCCAGGAGGAAAGATAACCAGGAGGGCGCGGGCGCTCACATCCCGGCCGAACTGAGACGCATCATGGCCTCCCGGAGGCGGGTCACGAACTGGGCCACAGGCCGGCCGGAAGTGATCGAGATTTTCGACGCTCTGGACCTTCCCATGCTCATCAAGCGAAAAGAGTTTTTCAATCTCGGTTCCCTCGTGCGCAGGATCATGGACGACCTGGGCAATGAGACCCGCCAGGCAGTGAGCATGGAATTCGCGGTGCGCCCGGTTTTCACGGAAGGGGTTGATGGACAGGGGCACAAAACCAGGAAATTCACCTGCGAGTTCCATCTCCTCCAGGTGCGTCCCCAGACCACCAGCGCCATGGACCGGGAAATCTCCATGACTGATCTGACATCGGGTCAGTATTCCATGCTCGCGCGCAGCGACAGCTCCTTCGGGCACGTGGAGAGCAGCTTGAGTCATACATTCGTGCTTACCAACGAGATTGTGGCGCACCTGGGGAAGGAAAAGATTCAATGCCTGCTTCGGGACATGGACCGCGCACATCGTAACGCCTACCTGCTGGTGGGTCCTGACGCCGAGGAATTCGTCATAGGTTCCAGCGGATTCGAGAGTCTCTACAGTGGCCTCTCGCCGCAGGCGGTTATTTCCATCAAGACCCAGGCAGGGATCCACACCCTCGCAGGCTACTCCGGAAGCCATGCCGCGGACAATATCGAGCGGGCACCCGTGATCATTCAGGAAGCGGATCGCCTGGAGGTAGGCCTGCAATCGCTCGCAGAATCCATGCTCCAACGAGTCATCACCAAGGGGCTCGCGGTCACCTATCACGACCTGATGTTAGAGAAGGAAGTGCGCGTGGAACTCGACGGCACTTCGGGAAAGGGACAGGTGTTCTGTCGAGGATAG